The Arctopsyche grandis isolate Sample6627 chromosome 5, ASM5162203v2, whole genome shotgun sequence genome includes a window with the following:
- the Prim1 gene encoding DNA primase small subunit yields MDVPILNNLLSIYYRSKFPLSLWCRWVAAGCSPLPLANRELSFTLAEDVYIRYLSIRRAHDLKLLLQKKCPYKIDIGAVYDSEPSISKQGSTVLARELVFDIDLTDYDDVRTCCQGADICQKCWKFMVIACQVLDRALTDDFGFTGVLWVYSGRRGIHCWVSCAEARSLSSAGRGAVADYLAVVSGGESQAKKVHLNSDNIHTSIKFAIEIIDKTFEEILVDQQFFSTPEGLGKLLKLIPDETLAAQVKKSIEELNTDSVLRWKAFEQIYKTFCREHTGNRRMKHLVEEIKLQLCYPRLDINVTKGLNHLLKAPFSVHPKTEKICVVFPAERVTSFQPDSVPLLNDLVDDEAPNHSQAVSSMQESVAIFQQHVFNLEKHTKRKRENGNDTLDF; encoded by the exons ATGGATGTTCCAATTCTAAACAATTTGCTATCTATATACTACCGATCGAAATTCCCATTGAGTTTATGGTGTCGTTGGGTTGCTGCCGGCTGTTCACCTCTACCTCTAGCCAACAGAGAACTCTCATTCACCCTCGCCGAAGATGTCTACATTCGCTACCTGTCCATAAGACGTGCGCAcgacctcaaactcttacttcaAAAGAAATGCCCTTACAAAATAGACATAGGCGCCGTTTATGATTCAGA GCCGTCCATCTCTAAACAAGGATCGACAGTCCTAGCCAGAGAATTGGTATTCGATATCGATCTTACAGATTATGACGATGTGCGCACTTGTTGTCAGGGTGCTGATATATGCCAGAAGTGTTGGAAGTTTATGGTGATCGCTTGTCAAGTCTTGGACCGAGCTCTGACTG ATGACTTTGGATTTACTGGGGTTTTGTGGGTCTATTCTGGCAGGCGTGGAATTCATTGTTGGGTATCGTGTGCCGAGGCCAGGTCACTCTCGTCAGCTGGACGTGGAGCTGTAGCTGATTACTTGGCCGTCGTCTCCGGCGGAGAGTCTCAAGCGAAAAAAGTTCATTTAAATTCCGATAATATTCACACTAGTATAAA ATTTGCAATAGAAATCATAGACAAAACATTTGAAGAAATTCTTGTAGATCAACAATTCTTTTCAACGCCTGAAGGACTcggtaaattattaaaactcATACCAGACGAAACTTTGGCAGCGCAAGTCAAAAAATCTATCGAAGAATTGAATACTGATTCTGTACTAAGATGGAAAGCGTTTGAACaaatttacaaaacattttGTAGAGAA CACACTGGTAATCGTCGCATGAAACACTTGGTAGAAGAGATAAAACTTCAACTCTGCTATCCCCGTCTGGATATTAATGTTACAAAAGGTCTGAACCATCTTCTGAAGGCGCCGTTCAGTGTTCATCCTAAAACTGAAAAGATCTGTGTAGTTTTTCCGGCAGAGCGAGTCACAAGCTTTCAACCGGATTCAGTGCCTCTATTAAATGATTTAGTGGACGATGAAGCGCCAAATCATTCACAAGCCGTCTCCAGTATGCAAGAGTCTGTAGCAATTTTTCAACAAcatgttttcaatttagaaaaaCACACTAAAAGAAAACGCGAAAATG gaaATGATACTTTGgatttttag